A region of the Chryseobacterium gotjawalense genome:
TTCGATTCATGTTCCGCGACTAAAACATCCTGTTCCCAGTTTTCATTAAATCCACTTTTATTAAAAGCAATTTTTCGGGAATTTGCCACCGCAATAATTTTTAAATCGAGATTTTTACGACTTCGAATTTCTTTTGAATTTTTTAAAACCTGCTCAATTAATGTCGATCCCACTTTGCCATGTCCGATCACCGCTAAATGAACCGTTTTAGGTTTTAAATTAATTTCGGCTTCGATGATGTTTTTCGCTTTCTCGTCCTGCAAAGAAGTGACCACGATATTTACTCTATTTTCAGCCGCAATCTGATTGAGAATCAAAGGGAAAATATTATTCCGCGCCAATTCCGACATGATCTTATTAAAATCCTGCGCGACAAATCCTAAAACAGAAACATTATTAATGCTGAAAATCTGACTTACTTTTCCGGATTTTCTTTCTTTTTCAAATTCATCGATCAAACAGTTCACCGCTTTTTCGGAATCACTTTCGTTCACCAAAACTGAAATCCCGTTTTCTATTGCCTGCTGGGAAATAACGCCCACGCTGATTCTCGCGTAAGTCAGTGCTTTGAATATTCTGCCGTCGATACCGACTTCGCCTGAGAAATCTTTTCCTTCAAATTTGATGATGGATCTGTTTTTTAAAATCTTTATTTCGGTTTTATTTTTCATGAATGATGGTATTTAAAATTTGATTAAGTTGATCGTATTCCATTAAAAAGGCATCGTGACCATGAATGGATTTTATTTCGTGATAGTAAGTATTTGATTTTGACTCGTGTAAAAATTCATAACATTTTTGCATTTCAAAAGCAGGAAAAAACAAATCGGAATCGACAGCGATGAGATGAATATTGGCTGTAATTTCCTTTAGTTTTTTTTCATCTGTATTAATGGTCATCAGCAGATGATTCATTAACCGATAAGCATTTAGACTAAATCTTTCGTTTAATTTTTCACCGTGGAAATTGAGCCAATCGTGGGATTTAAGAATCTGCTTTTCTGCATGCATTTCATTTTTAAATCTTTCATTTAAAGATGCCGGCGTCCGGTAACACAACATGGCGTGGATTCTGGCTTTTTGCAAAGGTCGATCAGGCTGATTCAATAAAAATTGCTGAACCAAACACTGCGCATGCAACCAGTCGGCGGTTTTATAATCACACGCAACCGGAATGAAATTTTCGGCCAAGTTGGGTTTTAATGCTAACATTTCCCAACCGATCGCACCGCCTAAGGATCCTCCAATTAAAGTATGAAGTCTGGAAATATTTAAAAATGATAAACCTTTAAGGAAAATAGCGGCAATATCTTTTGGTGTAAAATTCTGCTCATTTTCAACTAAATTTCCGTCGAATCCATTTCCTGGAATATTAAAACAGATGACAGAATAAATATTCGTATCAATAATTTTATCCACTCCGATTAAAGAATTCCACCAACCATTTTCACCGGCAACATTAGAATTTCCGGTTAAAGCATGGTTGACTAAAACGATTGGGGCAGAATATAAATCTTTACCAAATAATTGATACGACAAATCGACATCAAGGATTTTTCCTGATACTAACTGGTGGTTTTTGAGTTTGAGATGTTGTAGCGAAGTTTTCAATTTTTCTTAAAATTAAAATTGAAAATGCTACCTGAGAAAGGTAAAATAGGATTCTGTTATCTCTTCCCAAATCGGGATA
Encoded here:
- a CDS encoding alpha/beta fold hydrolase, with translation MKTSLQHLKLKNHQLVSGKILDVDLSYQLFGKDLYSAPIVLVNHALTGNSNVAGENGWWNSLIGVDKIIDTNIYSVICFNIPGNGFDGNLVENEQNFTPKDIAAIFLKGLSFLNISRLHTLIGGSLGGAIGWEMLALKPNLAENFIPVACDYKTADWLHAQCLVQQFLLNQPDRPLQKARIHAMLCYRTPASLNERFKNEMHAEKQILKSHDWLNFHGEKLNERFSLNAYRLMNHLLMTINTDEKKLKEITANIHLIAVDSDLFFPAFEMQKCYEFLHESKSNTYYHEIKSIHGHDAFLMEYDQLNQILNTIIHEK